One part of the Vicia villosa cultivar HV-30 ecotype Madison, WI linkage group LG6, Vvil1.0, whole genome shotgun sequence genome encodes these proteins:
- the LOC131612080 gene encoding polyphenol oxidase I, chloroplastic-like gives MITLSKLLIALFFGLIILLFTTKFSNFFTIEIFSNNQESNLLQQSFKPFLKRLNSRYAFIDLKNIENSYSITPLLLPDSLETLKNRLISLDTSKCFPTNLPRHAITRNNCCPPMQSPFKFKEFEFKDYDASSNFPLRVRKPCHLVDEEFIAKFEKGIALMKALPKDDPRSFYQQAKVHCAYCNGAYHQQYPFENLKIDIHRSWFFFPFHRWYLYFFERILGNLIGDPNFALPFWSWDTIDGMQIPPYFTHMNSSLYHKLRDMNHISPHIVDLQFIGDENFVSSQKQISLNIAAMYKQMVLASTKELFMGSPLRHGDESHPGIGSIENAPHNTVHKWIGAADTPNREDMGTFYTAARDPIFYPHHSNIDRMWAIWKKLGQGRRDYSDDEDWLNSSFFFYDENATLVRVKVRDCLDTKKLGYVYQDVDLPWLNFQPTSKRMSKEQREAKRAKILSSKERENFPLVLDSIKSVIVKRPRKLRSELEKENEEEVLVMEGIEFESDQYIKFDVHVNDDEDELSEHDQTELVGSFVSLQNGHKSRRISTCFKVGVSKVLENLEGDEDDDFVVTLVPKGGIGEVIIGNVMIEFLPKD, from the exons ATGATCACTCTTTCAAAGCTTCTCATCGCTTTATTCTTTGGTCTCATAATTTTGTTATTCACCACTAAGTTCTCAAATTTCTTCACTATTGAAATCTTCTCTAATAACCAAGAAAGCAATCTATTGCAACAAAGCTTCAAACCCTTTCTAAAGCGGTTGAATAGTCGATATGCTTTCATTGATTTAAAAAACATTGAAAATTCATATTCTATTACTCCGTTGTTGCTCCCAGATTCTCTAGAAACTCTCAAAAACCGTCTTATTTCTCTCGATACAAGCAAGTGTTTTCCCACGAATTTACCCCGTCACGCAATAACACGCAACAATTGCTGTCCTCCTATGCAATCACCATTTAAGTTCAAAGAATTTGAATTCAAAGACTATGATGCATCTTCAAATTTTCCTCTTAGAGTTAGAAAACCATGTCATTTAGTTGATGAAGAGTTTATAGCCAAATTTGAAAAAGGCATAGCTCTCATGAAAGCATTACCTAAAGATGATCCACGTAGTTTCTATCAACAAGCTAAAGTCCATTGTGCTTATTGTAATGGTGCTTATCATCAACAATACCCTTTTGAGAATCTAAAAATTGATATTCATAGATCAtggttcttttttcctttccacCGTTGGTACCTTTATTTTTTTGAGAGAATCTTAGGTAATTTAATTGGTGACCCAAATTTTGCTCTACCCTTTTGGAGTTGGGATACTATAGATGGCATGCAAATCCCACCCTATTTCACACACATGAATTCTTCACTTTATCATAAACTAAGAGACATGAACCACATTTCACCACATATTGTAGATCTTCAATTCATTGGAGATGAGAATTTTGTCTCTTCTCAAAAACAAATTTCTCTCAACATTGCTGCTATGTATAAACAAATGGTTTTAGCTTCTACTAAAGAATTATTCATGGGAAGTCCTCTTAGACATGGAGATGAGTCACATCCAG GTATTGGTTCAATTGAAAATGCACCTCATAACACGGTCCACAAATGGATTGGTGCTGCTGATACACCAAATCGTGAAGACATGGGAACATTCTATACAGCTGCTAGAGATCCTATATTTTATCCTCATCATTCCAACATAGATAGAATGTGGGCCATATGGAAAAAATTGggacaaggaagaagagactATAGTGATGATGAAGATTGGTTGAATTCTAGTTTTTTCTTCTACGATGAAAATGCAACTCTTGTTCGTGTTAAAGTAAGAGATTGTCTTGATACAAAAAAACTAGGTTATGTTTATCAAGATGTTGATCTTCCATGGCTAAATTTTCAACCTACATCAAAAAGAATGAGTAAGGAACAAAGGGAAGCTAAAAGAGCTAAAATTTTGAGTTCAAAGGAGAGAGAGAATTTTCCTTTAGTTTTGGATTCAATAAAAAGTGTCATTGTGAAGAGACCTAGGAAGTTGAGGAGTGAGTTGGAGAAAGAGAATGAGGAAGAGGTTTTGGTGATGGAAGGGATTGAATTTGAAAGTGATCAATATATCAAATTTGATGTtcatgttaatgatgatgaagatgagttGAGTGAGCATGATCAAACTGAACTTGTGGGAAGTTTTGTTAGTTTGCAGAATGGTCATAAGAGTAGAAGAATAAGTACATGTTTTAAGGTAGGGGTGTCAAAAGTATTGGAGAATTtggaaggtgatgaagatgatgattttgTGGTTACTTTGG